The Pyrus communis chromosome 2, drPyrComm1.1, whole genome shotgun sequence genome includes a window with the following:
- the LOC137721277 gene encoding uncharacterized protein, whose protein sequence is MDFELQGKPHSKGSAGSSGSHVMNIHDEPRHTSFLSLSNSVDYSSYYKLRPPEEPKYISKDIISSLQKQVDDNGKPRQDTKSTNSEKWILFFIANLGIETASAVFDQLSSLSHAHFALIGMLLAMLAVLICILELILKGKEERVELRAWGMIWWLYHPYPSTRLFGSFPDICGLGLSVSQCICSAVQYNYLHRHANNPIKLSIFPFIFLLFLAIRRCCK, encoded by the exons ATGGATTTTGAGCTTCAAGGAAAACCACATTCCAAAGGATCTGCAGGCTCTAGCGGATCGCATGTGATGAACATTCATGACGAGCCCAGGCACACCAGCTTTCTTAGCTTATCTAATTCTGTGGATTACAGTAGTTATTACAAGCTAAGGCCACCGGAG GAGCCCAAGTACATTAGCAAGGACATTATATCCAGTTTGCAGAAACAAGTCGATGATAATGGCAAGCCAAGGCAGGACACAAAG TCTACAAATTCAGAGAAGTGGATCTTGTTCTTCATCGCTAACCTTGGCATAGAGACCGCTTCAGCTGTTTTTGATCAGCTTTCCTCTTTAAGTCATGCCCACTTTGCACTCATTGGTATGCTGCTGGCTATGCTAGCCGTTCTCATTTGCATTTTGGAGCTGATTCTCAAAGGTAAAGAGGAAAGAGTTGAGTTAAGGGCGTGGGGAATGATATGGTGGTTATATCATCCATATCCTTCTACGAGGCTTTTTGGTAGTTTCCCAGACATTTGTGGACTAGGTCTTTCTGTCTCTCAGTGCATTTGCTCCGCGGTTCAGTACAATTACCTCCATCGGCATGCTAATAATCCTATCAAACTATCCATTTTCCCTttcatctttcttttatttttggctattcgaaggtgttgtaaataa